A single region of the Nitrospirota bacterium genome encodes:
- a CDS encoding dienelactone hydrolase family protein, whose amino-acid sequence MKKAIYIIAALLIAASTAYASDASQTIYSKTIDYKDGNTVLEGYVAYDKSLKGKHPAVLIVHDWMGHGEFVEEKARQLAKLGYVAFAADIYGKNIRPKNNEEAAKLAGIYKNDRALLRRRVEAALSYLKSVHYTDSQRIAAMGYCFGGMAVLELARSGEEIAGVASIHGSLDTPDATNSNIKTRVLVLHGADDPFTPPEVMRAFEDEMRHDKVDWQMVLYGNAVHAFTNPATGSDNSKGVAYNEKADKRSWIALMDFFKEIFSK is encoded by the coding sequence ATGAAAAAAGCCATTTATATAATAGCAGCGCTTTTAATCGCTGCCTCAACTGCATACGCCTCCGATGCGTCCCAAACTATATATTCTAAAACGATAGACTACAAGGACGGCAATACGGTCTTAGAGGGATATGTGGCGTATGACAAAAGCTTAAAGGGAAAACATCCTGCCGTGTTGATAGTGCACGACTGGATGGGGCATGGGGAATTTGTGGAGGAGAAGGCGCGGCAACTGGCAAAGCTTGGCTATGTCGCTTTTGCAGCAGATATTTATGGCAAAAACATTCGCCCTAAAAATAACGAGGAAGCTGCTAAACTTGCCGGTATATATAAAAACGACCGTGCTCTTTTGCGCCGGCGCGTTGAGGCCGCACTGAGTTACTTAAAATCCGTTCACTATACAGACTCGCAGCGGATAGCGGCAATGGGCTACTGCTTTGGCGGAATGGCAGTGTTAGAGCTTGCCCGATCTGGCGAGGAAATTGCTGGTGTTGCCAGTATTCACGGCTCTTTGGATACGCCTGACGCAACAAACAGCAATATCAAAACCAGGGTGCTTGTCTTGCATGGCGCCGATGATCCGTTTACACCGCCTGAGGTGATGCGCGCCTTTGAGGATGAGATGCGGCATGATAAGGTGGACTGGCAGATGGTGCTCTATGGTAACGCTGTGCATGCCTTTACAAATCCCGCAACTGGCAGTGACAACTCCAAAGGGGTTGCTTACAACGAAAAAGCCGACAAAAGATCGTGGATAGCATTAATGGATTTTTTTAAGGAAATATTTTCTAAATAA
- a CDS encoding CHAT domain-containing protein, whose translation MVQFFSGLKAGKTKLAAMKDAKDYLRANGYENPFYWAPFIVMGEVQ comes from the coding sequence ATGGTGCAATTTTTTAGCGGTCTTAAGGCCGGTAAAACCAAATTGGCCGCTATGAAAGACGCTAAAGACTACCTGCGCGCAAACGGCTACGAAAATCCATTTTACTGGGCGCCGTTTATTGTTATGGGCGAGGTTCAGTGA
- a CDS encoding type II toxin-antitoxin system HicA family toxin yields MQRLSPVKWKVLECIFLELGFKLHRQEGSHRAYFKPGVIRPVIIPTYKQIDVDIIKSNMRTACLDRETYFILLEKCKTRG; encoded by the coding sequence ATGCAACGCTTGTCGCCCGTAAAATGGAAAGTCCTGGAGTGTATATTTTTGGAGCTTGGCTTTAAATTACACCGTCAGGAGGGTTCACATCGTGCGTACTTTAAGCCTGGTGTCATTAGACCTGTTATCATCCCGACGTATAAACAAATAGACGTTGACATCATAAAAAGCAATATGCGAACAGCTTGCCTTGACAGAGAAACTTATTTCATATTGCTTGAAAAATGCAAAACACGTGGTTAA